A stretch of the Vigna radiata var. radiata cultivar VC1973A chromosome 7, Vradiata_ver6, whole genome shotgun sequence genome encodes the following:
- the LOC106766583 gene encoding kinesin-like protein KIN-14D, with product MNFPSEATELGSPIGSSFENGSFQSHNVELEAKNRLLLVQWLTSLIPSLKFPPNVTDGELRACLSNGTVLCQILNKLRPGIVNVVSEPDNVLPSQSENVKSFLKVLDLTGMLRFEISDLEKGSMKAVVECLLTLRKKSLQHAFGDNLPSSITVSPRVNSPFHHHHCSTTFGGEQKKFSTSSKLQRVMSSPSVQGSFYSFVYSTEQSASLIHHAGHNFHEVFQLKPGSYIDLPPEKISEMMKSNNIDNAPTQSLLSVVNGILEESVERRNGEIPHRVACLLRKVAQEIERRMSTQAEHLRTQNNLFKAREEKYQSRIRVLETLASETKDENERERIKEEENKVDETEVGRLIKEQQDKILEISALKIELETAKRTSIVQLAQLEAEAEGAKAELTHMAQEYKQQIEEVRNKAENMKDELVRLMKEQEDKKMEISALKSELGTAKRTYEAQFSQLEEEAKGAKAWTEKAQEYEYQLKVLQNKVEKFQEEVKTANDEEIARSMKEQEHKSSEISALKQELETTKTAYEVQRSQLEKYAKAELEQKCEEYEHQLKELRNTVKELEVSSDSKDQKWNMKMNRFLTVITFQFSSLQKMKLSLESTKQNVIKEQTVYAGELDLLGVKLKPLLHAAENYHVVMAENKKLFNEIQELKGNIRVYCRIRPSALGKLEKESIVEHVGENDLVVANPSKEGKDTLRSFKFNRVFSPAATQAEVYSDIQDFTRSVLDGYNVCIFAYGQTGSGKTYTMTGPNGATSETIGVNYRALNDLFRISTSRQDIVEYEIGVQMVEIYNEQVRDLLTTYASPKRTLGILTQSRPNGLVVPDASLFPVKLPSDVIKLMEIGLKNRAIAATAMNERSSRSHSVVSVHVTGKDLKTGCTMAGNLHLVDLAGSERVDRSEVIGDRLKEAQHINKSLAALGDVIFSLSQKSSHVPYRNSKLTQLLQTSLGGQAKTLMFVQINSDLSSYSETLSTLKFAERVSGVELGAARSNKEGKDFKEMMEQVSSLKSSILAKDEEIERLQAMKGLAGSRVKRNIIPRSRSSIQLQSTSPQPIDDHAQQNDFVATAETCTDSDFDGRSSDFSDGGVAAGTETDGSENSSLTEVPKPPSEKMSKGFRRTVQAMRKFGRTSSNTIPTIPTIPTAAPVKEPVKKSSGVYMHTTLTLFLTSILIQLLNFLSQI from the exons ATGAATTTCCCTTCAGAAGCTACAGAATTGGGCAGCCCCATTGGTAGTTCCTTTGAAAATGGGAGTTTTCAATCCCACAATGTTGAGTTGGAAG CCAAGAATCGATTGCTTTTGGTTCAGTGGTTAACTAGCCTTATTCCTTCATTGAAATTTCCACCAAATGTCACGGATGGTGAATTAAGAGCATGCTTGAGTAATGGTACTGTTTTGTGCCAGATACTGAACAAGCTACGACCTGGTATTGTGAATGTG GTTAGTGAACCTGATAATGTTCTGCCATCACAATCAGAAAATGTTAAATCGTTTCTGAAAGTTTTGGATCTAACGGGAATGCTCCGGTTTGAAATATCAGACCTAGAAAAG GGGTCTATGAAAGCTGTTGTGGAATGTCTTTTAACACTCAGAAAAAAAAGTTTGCAGCATGCTTTTGGAGATAATCTTCCTAGTTCCATCACAGTCAGCCCTCGTGTGAATTCACCAttccatcatcatcattgttCTACAACATTTGGTGGAGAGCAGAAGAAGTTTTCAACTTCGTCAAAGTTGCAGCGTGTTATGAGTTCCCCATCTGTGCAGGGTTCG TTTTACTCATTTGTATATTCGACAGAGCAATCAGCCTCATTAATACACCATGCTGGTCATAATTTCCATGAGGTGTTTCAACTGAAACCAGGAAGTTACATAGATCTTCCACCTGAAAAGATATCAGAAATGATGAAATCAAACAATATAGAT AATGCTCCCACTCAGTCGCTTCTGAGTGTTGTGAACGGTATTCTTGAAGAAAGTGTTGAAAGAAGAAATGGGGAAATACCTCAT CGTGTGGCTTGCTTATTGAGGAAGGTTGCGCAAGAGATTGAACGGCGCATGTCAACTCAAGCAGAACATTTACGAACT CAAAACAATCTTTTCAAGGCTCGAGAAGAAAAATACCAGTCCAGAATAAGAGTACTCGAGACACTTGCATCAGAAACTAAAGATGAGAATGAG CGTGAGAGGatcaaagaggaagaaaataagGTTGATGAGACAGAAGTTGGTAGGTTGATAAAAGAGCAGCAGGACAAAATATTGGAAATTTCAGCTTTGAAGATAGAACTGGAAACGGCCAAAAGAACATCTATAGTGCAATTGGCACAGTTGGAAGCAGAAGCTGAGGGTGCTAAAGCAGAACTGACACATATGGCTCAAGAAtataaacaacaaatagaaGAAGTAAGAAATAAG GCTGAAAATATGAAAGATGAATTAGTTAGGTTGATGAAAGAACAGGAGGacaaaaaaatggaaatttcaGCTTTGAAGAGCGAACTGGGAACAGCCAAAAGAACATATGAAGCACAATTCTCTCAacttgaagaagaagcaaaaggtGCTAAGGCATGGACAGAAAAGGCCCAAGAATATGAGTACCAATTGAAAGTATTACAAAATAAG GTTGAAAAGTTTCAAGAAGAGGTTAAGACAGCGAATGATGAGGAAATTGCTAGGTCAATGAAAGAACAGGAGCACAAAAGTTCAGAAATTTCAGCTTTGAAGCAAGAACTCGAAACAACTAAAACAGCATATGAAGTACAGCGGTCCCAGTTGGAAAAGTATGCCAAAGCAGAATTGGAACAAAAGTGTGAAGAATATGAGCATCAATTGAAAGAGTTAAGAAATACGGTTAAGGAACTTGAGGTTTCTTCGGATTCAAAAGATCAGAAGTGGAACATGAAAATGAACCGATTTCTGACTGTCATAACATTTCAATTCAGTTCCCTACAG AAAATGAAGTTATCTTTggaatccactaagcaaaatgTAATAAAAGAGCAAACGGTTTATGCAGGGGAGTTGGATCTATTAG GTGTAAAACTTAAACCACTTTTACACGCAGCTGAGAACTACCACGTTGTTATggctgaaaataaaaaactgttCAATGAGATTCAAGAACTAAAAG GAAATATCAGAGTATATTGTCGAATTCGACCATCTGCATTAGGAAAATTGGAAAAAGAGTCTATTGTTGAACACGTTGGTGAAAATGATTTGGTTGTGGCAAATCCATCCAAAGAAGGAAAAGATACTCTTCGgtcatttaaatttaacagGGTTTTCAGCCCTGCCGCAACTCAAG CGGAGGTATACTCCGACATCCAAGACTTCACTAGATCAGTTCTAGATGGGTATAACGTGTGTATATTTGCTTATGGTCAAACTGGTTCAGGGAAGACTTATACAATG ACTGGTCCAAATGGGGCAACAAGCGAGACTATCGGTGTTAACTATCGAGCTCTAAATGACCTCTTCAGGATTTCCACAAGTAGACAAGATATAGTGGAGTATGAGATCGGAGTTCAAATGGTTGAGATATATAACGAGCAAGTACGTGACTTGTTAACAACATATGCTTCTCCAAAAAGA ACACTTGGGATATTGACTCAATCTCGACCAAATGGCTTAGTAGTCCCAGATGCTAGCTTGTTCCCAGTGAAATTACCTTCAGATGTTATTAAGCTAATGGAAATTGGACTTAAAAATAGAGCCATTGCTGCAACTGCTATGAATGAACGAAGTAGCCGTTCTCACAG TGTTGTCTCAGTTCACGTTACCGGGAAGGACTTGAAGACTGGTTGCACTATGGCTGGTAATCTTCATTTGGTAGATTTGGCTGGAAGTGAAAGAGTAGATCGTTCTGAAGTAATTGGGGATAGGCTCAAAGAAGCAcagcatataaataaatcacTAGCTGCCCTTGGAGATGTAATTTTTTCCCTTTCTCAAAAGAGCTCTCATGTACCATACAGAAACAGCAAGCTTACTCAACTTCTACAAACTTCTCTTG GTGGTCAAGCAAAGACGCTCATGTTCGTCCAAATCAATTCAGACTTAAGTTCATATTCTGAAACTCTAAGCACTTTAAAGTTTGCTGAGAGGGTTTCTGGAGTTGAATTAGGAGCTGCGCGAAGTAACAAAGAGGGCAAAGACTTTAAAGAAATGATGGAACAG GTGTCTTCTTTGAAGAGCTCTATTTTGGCAAAAGATGAGGAGATTGAGAGACTTCAAGCCATGAAAGGTTTAGCTGGTAGCAGAGTTAAGCGAAATATAATTCCACGAAGTAGAAGTAGTATCCAGTTACAATCTACTAGTCCCCAACCAATCGATGATCATGCGCAACAAAATGATTTTGTTGCAACTGCAGAAACATGTACAGATTCTGATTTTGACGGAAGATCAAGTGATTTTTCTGACGGTGGTGTTGCTGCAGGCACAGAAACTGATGGTTCTGAAAATTCCAGTCTCACTGAAGTCCCAAAACCACCATCAGAGAAGAT gtctAAAGGATTTCGCAGAACTGTTCAAGCTATGAGGAAATTTGGCCGAACTTCATCAAACACAATTCCCACAATCCCCACCATCCCCACCGCTGCCCCAGTAAAGGAACCAGTGAAGAAGTCATCAGGTGTGTATATGCATACTACGTTAACACTCTTCTTAACATCTATTCTCATTCAACTTCTCAACTTTCTTTCACAAATTTGA
- the LOC106765555 gene encoding uncharacterized protein LOC106765555, with product MNSYSYYGYQEKNTFTSCEEMRMESVICPKPRRVGLMNHSSINTHIRPFRHPISYQSEVEDSGVGAELLDIILPKESCYLTRSGGQVVASSPPFFCGSPPSRASNPVIQDEQFGNGNFSPFTEASSSSARGCVPMKFGQTPAAVRIEGFDCLNRDRSSCSISAVA from the exons ATGAATAGCTACAGCTATTATGGATACCAAGAGAAGAACACCTTCACAAGCTGTGAGGAGATGAGGATGGAATCAGTGATTTGCCCCAAACCTCGGCGAGTAGGTCTCATGAACCACTCTTCCATCAACACACACATCAGACCCTTTAGGCACCCCATCAG CTATCAATCTGAGGTGGAAGATTCAGGAGTCGGGGCAGAGCTTTTGGACATCATTCTTCCCAAG GAAAGCTGCTACCTGACAAGATCAGGAGGGCAAGTGGTAGCATCATCACCACCGTTTTTCTGTGGATCTCCTCCAAGTAGGGCCTCGAATCCTGTAATTCAAGATGAGCAATTTGGTAATGGGAATTTTAGTCCATTTACCGAGGCATCCTCTTCCTCAGCTCGAGGCTGTGTTCCAATGAAATTTGGTCAGACTCCAGCTGCTGTGAGGATAGAAGGTTTTGACTGTCTTAACAGAGATAGGAGCAGCTGCAGCATCTCTGCTGTGGCATAA
- the LOC106767878 gene encoding lysM domain-containing GPI-anchored protein 1 isoform X2, which translates to MEGILLFLLSWPASAYKKMRNSLQFVWPGILCLMLLSFEYEVETKSTIEACNSSDSCPSLLSYLLPWDSKVSEIATRFHVNASDILASNSLFPITSSSAHQILRAKTFVKIPIFCSCVDGIRRSMSTVYTVRAADTAASISEGYGGLVSGEQIKILNSINGSNPLRNGGTIVIPLPCTCFNNVNNGGTAVYMSYVVQRRESLSSIAAKFGTTISDLKAVNGFSEPTVDPGDIISLPIAACSSATLKWYDESMIVPNGSYTLTASNCIKCSCQPMDITMRCVPSGLAVPCYNLRCKQSNLIIGSECVEHSETACNVIQCVYRGHRGGKILSSMKNSSYLQCPDNVCHRRPSCWPFSAYSEDPFGMSPKTSSSLPLPVSKASQKTSAFNGRLAPFLINVLQIFLFLKFILYFLI; encoded by the exons ATGGAAGGAATCCTTCTATTTCTACTTTCCTGGCCTGCATCTGCatacaaaaaaatgagaaattctTTGCAGTTTGTTTGGCCTGGGATCTTGTGTTTGATGTTACTGAGTTTTGAATATGAAGTTGAAACAAAGTCCACCATTGAAGCATGCAATTCCTCAGACTCATGCCCCTCTCTCCTCTCTTATCTCTTGCCATGGGACTCCAAAGTATCAGAAATCGCGACTCGTTTCCATGTAAACGCCTCTGATATCTTGGCGTCCAACTCTCTCTTCCCCATAACATCATCAAGTGCACACCAAATCCTGAGGGCCAAAACGTTTGTCAAAATACCCATCTTCTGCTCTTGTGTGGATGGCATCCGAAGGTCCATGTCAACCGTCTACACTGTTCGTGCAGCAGACACAGCTGCGTCCATATCAGAAGGTTATGGTGGGTTGGTCAGTGGTGAACAAATCAAGATTCTGAACAGCATCAATGGCAGCAACCCCTTGAGGAATGGAGGCACCATTGTTATTCCACTGCCATGCACATGTTTTAACAACGTTAACAATGGGGGAACCGCTGTTTACATGTCATATGTTGTGCAGAGAAGAGAGAGCCTGAGCAGCATAGCAGCAAAGTTTGGTACAACTATTTCGGACTTGAAAGCTGTCAATGGCTTTTCGGAACCTACGGTAGATCCTGGAGACATTATATCTCTTCCCATTGCAG CATGTTCATCAGCAACCTTGAAATGGTACGATGAGAGTATGATAGTCCCAAATGGCTCATATACATTAACTGCCAGCAACTGCATCAAATGCAGTTGCCAACCAATGGATATTAC GATGCGATGCGTTCCTTCTGGGCTAGCTGTTCCCTGCTATAACTTACGTTGCAAACAATCCAATCTTATTATTGGCAGTGAATGTGTTGAGCATTCAGAAACAGCTTGCAATGTGATCCAATGTGTTTACCGTGGCCACAGGGGTGGAAAAATTCTGAGTAG TATGAAGAACTCTTCTTACCTCCAGTGTCCTG ATAATGTCTGTCATAGACGACCATCATGTTGGCCTTTCTCAGCATATTCTGAAGACCCATTTGGTATGTCTCCGAAGACATCCTCCTCCTTGCCACTGCCAGTTTCTAAAGCTTCTCAGAAGACTAGTGCCTTTAATGGAAGGCTTGCTCCATTTTTAATCAATGTGCTgcaaatattcttatttttaaagtttatcctTTATTTTCTGATTTGA
- the LOC106767878 gene encoding lysM domain-containing GPI-anchored protein 1 isoform X1 produces the protein MEGILLFLLSWPASAYKKMRNSLQFVWPGILCLMLLSFEYEVETKSTIEACNSSDSCPSLLSYLLPWDSKVSEIATRFHVNASDILASNSLFPITSSSAHQILRAKTFVKIPIFCSCVDGIRRSMSTVYTVRAADTAASISEGYGGLVSGEQIKILNSINGSNPLRNGGTIVIPLPCTCFNNVNNGGTAVYMSYVVQRRESLSSIAAKFGTTISDLKAVNGFSEPTVDPGDIISLPIAACSSATLKWYDESMIVPNGSYTLTASNCIKCSCQPMDITRMRCVPSGLAVPCYNLRCKQSNLIIGSECVEHSETACNVIQCVYRGHRGGKILSSMKNSSYLQCPDNVCHRRPSCWPFSAYSEDPFGMSPKTSSSLPLPVSKASQKTSAFNGRLAPFLINVLQIFLFLKFILYFLI, from the exons ATGGAAGGAATCCTTCTATTTCTACTTTCCTGGCCTGCATCTGCatacaaaaaaatgagaaattctTTGCAGTTTGTTTGGCCTGGGATCTTGTGTTTGATGTTACTGAGTTTTGAATATGAAGTTGAAACAAAGTCCACCATTGAAGCATGCAATTCCTCAGACTCATGCCCCTCTCTCCTCTCTTATCTCTTGCCATGGGACTCCAAAGTATCAGAAATCGCGACTCGTTTCCATGTAAACGCCTCTGATATCTTGGCGTCCAACTCTCTCTTCCCCATAACATCATCAAGTGCACACCAAATCCTGAGGGCCAAAACGTTTGTCAAAATACCCATCTTCTGCTCTTGTGTGGATGGCATCCGAAGGTCCATGTCAACCGTCTACACTGTTCGTGCAGCAGACACAGCTGCGTCCATATCAGAAGGTTATGGTGGGTTGGTCAGTGGTGAACAAATCAAGATTCTGAACAGCATCAATGGCAGCAACCCCTTGAGGAATGGAGGCACCATTGTTATTCCACTGCCATGCACATGTTTTAACAACGTTAACAATGGGGGAACCGCTGTTTACATGTCATATGTTGTGCAGAGAAGAGAGAGCCTGAGCAGCATAGCAGCAAAGTTTGGTACAACTATTTCGGACTTGAAAGCTGTCAATGGCTTTTCGGAACCTACGGTAGATCCTGGAGACATTATATCTCTTCCCATTGCAG CATGTTCATCAGCAACCTTGAAATGGTACGATGAGAGTATGATAGTCCCAAATGGCTCATATACATTAACTGCCAGCAACTGCATCAAATGCAGTTGCCAACCAATGGATATTAC CAGGATGCGATGCGTTCCTTCTGGGCTAGCTGTTCCCTGCTATAACTTACGTTGCAAACAATCCAATCTTATTATTGGCAGTGAATGTGTTGAGCATTCAGAAACAGCTTGCAATGTGATCCAATGTGTTTACCGTGGCCACAGGGGTGGAAAAATTCTGAGTAG TATGAAGAACTCTTCTTACCTCCAGTGTCCTG ATAATGTCTGTCATAGACGACCATCATGTTGGCCTTTCTCAGCATATTCTGAAGACCCATTTGGTATGTCTCCGAAGACATCCTCCTCCTTGCCACTGCCAGTTTCTAAAGCTTCTCAGAAGACTAGTGCCTTTAATGGAAGGCTTGCTCCATTTTTAATCAATGTGCTgcaaatattcttatttttaaagtttatcctTTATTTTCTGATTTGA
- the LOC106765721 gene encoding zinc finger protein CONSTANS-LIKE 16, which produces MRDMKDAGALGAKTARACDSCISRRARWFCAADNAFLCHGCDTLVHSANQLASRHERVRLQTASSKVTTTTTHAWHSGFTRKARTPRHNNNKHFALQQRLKEEVLFNNSSVLPLVPEMGGEEQEPVAVDNDETEEQMLCRVPVFDNYDVRTDDLDSFSDMDFAEFAADVENLLEKEDDEVSARVGGGVQGAMAKVKDEEDIDGDVACYLESVFDMTNDDAFHWNSIESVLSDAREKKECVVASDGAVGEEGGTKRDIFLRLNYDEVITAWSSQGSSPWTTSNPPKFNSGYDFCLGLSGVDGDVRALRGDLDGGREARVSRYREKRRTRLFAKKIRYEVRKLNAEKRPRMKGRFVKRTCFVGANAFPAYQ; this is translated from the exons ATGAGAGACATGAAAGATGCAGGTGCCTTGGGAGCCAAGACAGCACGAGCCTGCGATAGCTGCATAAGCAGAAGAGCAAGGTGGTTCTGTGCGGCTGATAATGCTTTTCTCTGCCATGGCTGCGACACTTTGGTTCATTCGGCCAACCAGTTAGCTAGCAGGCACGAAAGGGTTCGGCTTCAAACTGCATCCTCCAAGgtaaccaccaccaccacacacGCATGGCACAGTGGATTCACACGCAAGGCAAGAACCCCACgtcacaacaacaacaaacactTTGCACTGCAACAACGTCTCAAAGAAGAAGTTCTCTTCAACAACAGCAGTGTTCTTCCCCTGGTTCCGGAGATGGGAGGGGAAGAACAAGAGCCCGTGGCTGTGGATAATGACGAGACGGAGGAACAGATGCTTTGCCGCGTGCCCGTGTTCGACAATTATGATGTGAGAACAGATGACTTGGACAGTTTTTCCGACATGGATTTCGCGGAGTTTGCTGCTGATGTTGAAAACCTACTTGAGAAAGAAGACGATGAAGTAAGCGCGCGTGTGGGAGGGGGAGTTCAGGGTGCAATGGCGAAGGTTAAGGATGAAGAGGATATTGATGGTGATGTAGCGTGTTATCTGGAGTCAGTTTTTGACATGACGAACGATGATGCCTTTCATTGGAATAGCATTGAGTCCGTGTTGTCAGATGCACGGGAAAAGAAGGAGTGTGTGGTGGCGAGTGATGGTGCTGTGGGTGAAGAAGGAGGAACAAAGAGAGACATATTTTTGAGACTTAACTACGATGAGGTTATAACTGCATGGTCTAGCCAAGGTTCTTCTCCATGGACAACATCAAACCCACCTAAGTTCAACTCTGGCTATGACTTCTGCTTG gGTCTGAGTGGTGTAGACGGGGACGTAAGAGCCTTAAGGGGTGACCTAGACGGAGGAAGAGAGGCAAGAGTGTCGAGGTACAGAGAGAAGAGAAGGACTCGTTTGTTTGCAAAGAAAATTAGATATGAAgtgagaaagttgaacgcagaAAAAAGGCCCAGAATGAAAGGTCGTTTTGTGAAGAGAACATGCTTTGTGGGGGCGAATGCTTTTCCTGCTTACCAATGA